A region from the Polyodon spathula isolate WHYD16114869_AA unplaced genomic scaffold, ASM1765450v1 scaffolds_1784, whole genome shotgun sequence genome encodes:
- the LOC121310173 gene encoding growth arrest and DNA damage-inducible proteins-interacting protein 1-like, producing MPELKDDYLVFFIISVSCLVSLPFREKLIAANMAKMPMMVAEWRREARELKQKQREEKVRRERLLAEARERFGYALDPRSPKFQEMVKEIEKEEKKKRKLLKRRKKEEESSSEMPAQAPST from the exons ATGCCAGAGCTGAAGGACG ATTATCTGGTATTCTTTATAATAAGTGTTTCTTGCCTTGTGTCCCTTCCATTCAGAGAGAAGCTGATTGCTGCGAACATGGCCAAGATGCCCATGATGGTGGCAGAGTGGCGGAGGGAGGCAAGGGAGCTGAAGCAGAAACAGCGCGAAGAGAAGGTTCGCAGGGAGAGGCTGCTGGCAGAGGCAAGAGAGAGGTTCGGCTATGCACTTGACCCCCGCAGCCCCAAGTTCCAGGAGATGGTGAAGGAGATcgagaaggaggagaagaagaagaggaagctGCTGAAGAGGAGGAAGAAAGAGGAGGAATCGAGCAGTGAGATGCCAGCACAAGCACCATCCACATGA